A genomic segment from Lentisphaera araneosa HTCC2155 encodes:
- a CDS encoding ABC transporter substrate-binding protein, with product MMSLNKLILLLLLLSIRSFGKEHVAIQRIISLAPSITDTLYTLGLEDKLVGITNYCPPSPSGKKITVVGSMNPPLEGLVVLNPDLVITLHSDKRTIDNLKKLGIKTLSIRNDSLDKIYQSYLKIGELCGVRKDAQKLLDQTKQTFAELAKLHKNTPKKSLIFISRLSTTPGKIAPWVAGNKSFYGEILAGLNSPSAIKNEKSFYQIPAEELILANPDLIIILTPRELSKKEQEQELKAWQQIPTLSAVRKKKIFFIGNSHIMIPGPKISASMKDFSQILQQASDEK from the coding sequence ATGATGTCGCTGAATAAACTTATACTACTCCTTCTCTTACTAAGCATAAGAAGCTTTGGCAAAGAACATGTAGCTATTCAGCGCATCATTTCCTTAGCTCCTTCCATCACGGATACTCTTTATACACTAGGTCTTGAAGATAAATTGGTCGGCATCACCAACTACTGCCCCCCTTCTCCTTCAGGCAAAAAAATCACTGTCGTCGGCAGCATGAACCCTCCGCTTGAAGGTTTAGTTGTTTTAAACCCCGACCTCGTCATCACCCTCCATAGTGATAAAAGAACTATCGACAACCTAAAAAAATTGGGAATCAAAACCTTAAGCATCCGCAACGACTCCCTAGATAAGATCTATCAATCTTATCTTAAGATTGGAGAATTATGTGGAGTTCGCAAAGACGCACAAAAACTCCTCGACCAAACAAAACAAACTTTTGCGGAACTCGCAAAACTTCACAAAAACACTCCCAAAAAATCTCTCATCTTTATTTCACGATTAAGCACGACTCCTGGCAAAATTGCTCCTTGGGTAGCTGGCAATAAAAGTTTTTATGGGGAAATACTTGCCGGCCTCAATTCTCCTTCCGCAATTAAAAACGAAAAAAGTTTTTATCAAATCCCAGCAGAAGAACTTATTTTAGCCAATCCAGATTTGATCATCATTTTAACTCCCCGTGAACTCAGTAAAAAAGAACAAGAGCAAGAACTTAAAGCCTGGCAACAAATACCGACTCTTAGCGCTGTTCGCAAGAAAAAAATATTTTTTATTGGGAATTCTCACATCATGATTCCAGGACCCAAGATCTCGGCTAGCATGAAAGACTTTAGCCAGATTTTGCAACAAGCATCTGATGAAAAGTAA
- a CDS encoding FecCD family ABC transporter permease, protein MKSKLPLFLSLLALILCPLYGFSEIELANIFDPEHQQHLIFWQFRVPRILLCWVCGAGLAIGGMAFQALFRNELASPFTLGVSGGAALGVAVITMLEIQIINENSSVFYSLAAFLGCLIAIAFILIFHRLRPRAPIGDLLLAGVAISFVFNSLILFIQYMANPDDITSLVYWMMGGMQIVGYKPLLYIAPLVLPAMFIIYSLRSELDLLFSCEQLAATRGVQIRKCQRLIFLAVSLMCAGLVSLCGPIGFVGLVVPHIGRRIYGPNHKTLFWQSLFLGA, encoded by the coding sequence ATGAAAAGTAAGCTACCACTTTTCCTTAGCCTACTGGCACTTATTCTGTGCCCCTTGTATGGCTTTAGTGAAATTGAATTAGCTAACATATTTGATCCTGAGCATCAACAACACTTAATCTTTTGGCAATTTCGCGTTCCTCGCATCCTGCTTTGTTGGGTGTGTGGCGCCGGACTCGCCATCGGCGGCATGGCTTTTCAAGCTCTCTTTCGCAATGAGCTTGCTAGCCCCTTTACCTTAGGAGTATCTGGCGGTGCTGCTTTGGGTGTCGCAGTTATTACCATGCTTGAAATCCAAATCATCAATGAGAATAGCTCTGTTTTCTATTCCTTAGCTGCTTTTCTGGGTTGCCTAATTGCCATCGCCTTTATTTTGATTTTTCACCGCCTACGTCCGCGAGCTCCCATCGGAGACCTTTTGCTTGCGGGCGTCGCTATTTCCTTTGTATTCAATAGCCTCATTCTTTTTATTCAATACATGGCCAACCCCGATGACATCACAAGTCTCGTTTATTGGATGATGGGTGGAATGCAAATCGTTGGCTACAAGCCCCTGCTCTACATTGCTCCTTTGGTCCTACCTGCCATGTTCATCATCTACTCATTGCGAAGTGAACTCGATTTACTCTTTAGTTGTGAGCAACTAGCTGCAACTCGTGGAGTGCAAATCCGCAAATGCCAACGCCTCATTTTCCTAGCTGTTTCCCTGATGTGTGCAGGCCTCGTCTCTCTCTGTGGCCCCATTGGTTTTGTGGGCCTCGTGGTCCCTCACATTGGTAGACGGATTTATGGTCCTAATCACAAAACACTCTTTTGGCAAAGCCTCTTCTTGGGTGCT
- a CDS encoding TonB-dependent receptor: MNYKHYFISLFLSGAIIAQEKPQSTQDTKPTQTPAENLTQSEKVQAESPPKNETLPSETHFITASRSERAPETLAANVTIIGPEKIARSNARNVAELVKYEAGVDVKKKLNTPSSYRIDVRGFGEVASANTLVLVDGRKINMPDLSGMNLDTIPLNRVERVEIYRGGRSVLYGDNATGGVINIITRKESQNSNTLTLSAEVGSYEYYRLGASLEGFAEDLYYAFDSSFTESDGYHDNSGYRTKTLGFSVLSTEFENLELSISGGKSKSHFDIPGARNGKRDSASYDGYYGDLTEEYISITPKYWITDKVDLELQMNYREAEFDYTYPAAWGPSPDTYTSEDISLSPKLTIRDRWNGVNNTFVVGMDHRYSKMEDYGPDKSRRSTGGYIYNTSAFLDDTLFLDLGYRRESVRMNLNNGEDYDTNNLDAFSAGLTYKYADESKVFISYDRSFRTQRVDELGGAWVWPTPPNEELDPQITKTWQSGVQHRFNDQWLGALTLFYIDTQNEIFYDSTVGFGENYSYGETTRTGAELALDFQATEALSLYVNYTYMDAELGEDSPSNDANDGNTVPGVAEQFANFGFSWDFIESWNLNMNAHWNDDQYAESDYANNSDKQDSFITVDARVTYTWNWLSVYGGVNNLFDEEYNEFTATYGEYTAPERNFVTGFVITHEF; this comes from the coding sequence ATGAATTATAAACACTATTTTATTAGTTTATTCCTTAGTGGTGCAATCATCGCACAAGAAAAACCTCAATCAACTCAGGATACAAAGCCAACACAAACTCCCGCTGAAAATCTCACGCAAAGTGAAAAAGTTCAAGCAGAGTCTCCTCCAAAGAATGAAACTCTTCCTAGTGAAACTCACTTCATTACAGCCAGCCGAAGTGAAAGAGCTCCAGAGACTTTGGCGGCTAATGTCACGATCATTGGCCCCGAAAAAATTGCTCGAAGCAACGCGCGCAACGTGGCCGAACTCGTTAAGTACGAGGCTGGTGTTGACGTTAAGAAAAAGCTCAACACCCCCAGCTCTTATCGCATTGATGTTCGTGGATTTGGAGAAGTTGCATCAGCTAATACACTCGTTCTAGTGGATGGCAGAAAAATTAACATGCCTGACCTCAGCGGTATGAACCTCGACACCATCCCCTTAAACCGCGTTGAGAGAGTCGAAATTTATCGCGGTGGACGTTCGGTTCTCTATGGTGACAATGCAACTGGTGGCGTCATTAACATCATTACAAGAAAAGAAAGTCAAAATTCCAACACCCTAACATTAAGTGCAGAAGTTGGGTCTTATGAGTACTACCGACTCGGCGCTAGCCTTGAGGGTTTTGCAGAAGACCTATATTACGCCTTTGATTCAAGCTTTACTGAAAGCGACGGCTATCATGACAATAGTGGCTATAGAACTAAGACATTAGGTTTCAGTGTACTTTCAACTGAATTCGAAAACTTAGAACTTTCTATTTCTGGTGGTAAAAGTAAGTCACACTTTGATATACCAGGAGCTCGAAACGGCAAACGCGATAGTGCTTCTTATGATGGATACTACGGAGATTTAACCGAAGAATACATCAGCATTACGCCCAAGTACTGGATTACAGACAAAGTCGACCTTGAATTACAAATGAATTACCGTGAAGCAGAATTCGATTATACCTATCCTGCTGCCTGGGGTCCCTCTCCCGACACTTATACATCTGAAGATATTAGTCTATCACCTAAGCTCACTATAAGAGATAGATGGAATGGCGTAAACAATACTTTTGTTGTCGGTATGGATCACCGTTACAGTAAAATGGAAGATTATGGCCCCGACAAAAGCCGACGTTCCACTGGTGGCTACATCTATAACACCAGCGCCTTTTTAGACGACACACTCTTTTTGGATTTAGGTTATAGAAGAGAATCCGTACGTATGAATCTTAATAATGGCGAAGATTACGACACCAATAACCTCGATGCATTTAGTGCAGGCCTCACGTATAAATATGCTGATGAGAGTAAAGTTTTCATCTCCTACGACCGCTCATTTAGAACTCAACGAGTTGACGAGTTAGGTGGTGCCTGGGTTTGGCCCACGCCACCAAACGAAGAACTCGATCCGCAAATTACTAAAACTTGGCAAAGTGGTGTTCAACACCGCTTTAATGACCAGTGGCTAGGTGCTTTAACGCTCTTCTATATCGACACCCAGAACGAAATCTTCTATGATTCGACTGTGGGCTTTGGAGAGAACTACTCCTATGGAGAAACTACTCGTACTGGAGCAGAACTTGCTCTCGACTTTCAGGCAACTGAGGCTTTATCACTTTATGTAAACTACACCTACATGGATGCAGAACTTGGTGAAGATAGTCCTAGCAATGATGCCAATGACGGCAATACAGTTCCTGGTGTTGCTGAGCAGTTTGCCAACTTTGGTTTCTCTTGGGACTTCATTGAAAGTTGGAATCTCAACATGAATGCTCACTGGAATGATGATCAGTATGCTGAATCGGATTATGCTAATAATTCCGACAAACAGGACAGCTTCATTACAGTGGATGCTCGAGTTACTTACACGTGGAACTGGCTCTCTGTTTATGGTGGAGTTAACAACCTGTTTGATGAAGAATATAACGAATTCACCGCAACTTACGGTGAATATACTGCGCCAGAGCGTAACTTTGTGACTGGCTTTGTAATCACTCACGAATTCTAA